The following nucleotide sequence is from Endozoicomonas sp. GU-1.
TATAGAGAAGTGACTCAATATAAACAGACAACCTTTGAGGCTACTACGGAAGAATTACTTAAATTCTGTCCGAATGCTTTACTGGCGCAGGGTTTTACCGAGATTCCCTTTGTTGATGATCTGTTACTGGCATCTCTCCCTGATCAACCAGCTTTGCAAGTGCTGCACACCTCATCCACTGTAAAACTCAATCGAAACTGGCATACACAGCCAGTATCGGCACAAAGGCATTCTTCGGTGGGAGAACCTGACTCTGGTCGCCCCTATCACCAATATCATCAAAGCCATCGCCATCCTCACAGAAACCGGCGTGAAGGCATTTAACCTGTGGTATCCGACAACATCTGAAGATAAGCCTGTCACTTATCTTCAGACTCCAATCGAAAAAACAGAGCAGCTTAATTAATCAGCAGGGACTTTCCTGACATCTCGGCAGGCTGCTCCAAACCCATCAGCGCCAACAGGCTGGGTGCCAGGTCAGACAAAATACCATCCTTCAGCTGAATGCTTTGCGGCCCAGCATACACCAGTGGCACCAGCTCACAGGTGTGGGCAGTGTGAGCCTGACCGGTGGTCGGGTCTTCCATCTGTTCGGCATTACCATGGTCTGCGGTAATCAGGCACTGACCACCGACTTCTTCCAGGGCTTCCAGCACACGGCCAATGCTCGCGTCTACTGCTTCGACCGCTTTGACCGCTGCATTGAAATCACCGGTATGGCCAACCATGTCGCAGTTTGCGTAGTTACAGATGATCAGGTCGTGTTCGCGACTGCGGATTTCCTGAATCAGACGATCGGTGACTTCCGGGGCACTCATCTCTGGCTGCAGGTCGTAGGTAGCGACTTTTGGTGAGGCCACCAGCACTCGCTTCTCGCCATCAAACGGCTCTTCACGACCGCCGCTGAAGAAAAAGGTCACGTGCGCGTACTTCTCGGTTTCCGCAATACGGAGCTGTGTTTTGCCCAGTTTCTCCATGTATTCACCCAGCGTGTTCACCAGTTCGCTGGGCGGGAAGGCACAGGGAGCATTGATGTCCGCAGAGTACTGCGTCAGCATCACAAAACCGGCCAGATCGGCCACACGGCTGCGCTGGAAGCCATCAAAGTCCTGATCAACAAAGGCACGGGTGATTTCACGGGCACGGTCAGCACGGAAATTCATAAATACCAGTGCGTCACCATCGTTCAGCCGGGCTGCTTCAGCACCAAGCACGGTGGCTTTAACAAACTCGTCGTTCTCGTCACGCTCATAAGCGGCTTGCAAGCCTTCAACTGCGGTTGCGGCAGTGAACCCGGCCTTGCCATCGGTGATCAGATCATAAGCCTGCTGGACACGATCCCAGCGGTTGTCACGGTCCATGGCGTAGTAACGGCCAATCAGGCTGGCAACACGGCCAATGCCTTTTTCCTGCAACATGGCATCCAGCCTTGCCAGGGACGATTCAGCGCTGCGCGGCGGTGTGTCACGGCCATCCAGGAAGGCATGAACATAGACTTCTTTAGCGCCACGACGGTCAGCCAGTTCAACCATGGCATGGATATGGTCTTCGTGACTGTGAACACCACCCGGAGATACCAGCCCCATAATATGAACGGCTTTACCGGCATGAATGGCTTTATCGACAACGCTGGTAATCACCTCATTTTCATAGAAGTCACCGTCCCGGATGGCTTTGGTAATGCGGGTCAGTTCCTGGTAAACCACGCGGCCTGCACCCAGGTTCATATGGCCAACTTCACTGTTACCCATCTGGCCATCGGGCAGGCCAACGTCCATTCCGGAACCGGAAACGAAGCTGTGCGGGTTCTCTTGCCACAGACGATCCATTACCGGCGTTTTGGCGGCCAGAATGGCGTTGCTGTCTTTTTCTTCACGGTAGCCGTAACCATCAAGGATGATCAGGGCGGTAGGTGTGCGCTTATCAGTCATGGGTCTTAACCTTGGCGAACGGGAAGGCTGGTGCAGAGGCTGAATGTCTGACTTATCAGCGCGATCTCTTGAACCAACCTTATGGTGAGTGGAATGGTTGGCATTCTACCTGCTTTGCCGCCGGTTTCCAGTGCAATGCCTGCTCTTGAGTGAACAGCGCAAACTCTCACACCAGGGGACGTCAACCGGCGATATCCTCTGGAAGCCTCTGCAATTTTCTGAAACTTTCCGCACAAATATCACCGACAGCGTTTATGGAGTCATTTTAGTTGGCGATAGCTTTTTGTACTAACGCACCGTACATACCAAAAGGCGCACAAAAAGTCGGCCAGCACTTTTTTCCGTCGTCATTCCCTTACTTTCCTGAGACGGGATCAGTATACTTGCCACTTTTCAATTTATAGATTGACAGCTTGTCGGCATGGAACAATTCATCGAGTTTATCATTAACCATCCCCTGCACGTTGGTGCACTGGTGGCGCTGGCCAGCGCTTTGGCCTTTACTGAAATGCGCAAGGGTGGGCAGAGCGTTTCCACCGCCCAGCTGACCCAGATGGTCAACCAGGACCAGGGCGTGGTGATCGACGTTCGGGAAAAGGCAGATTTTGCCAAAGGTCATATCGTCAACGCCATCAACGTTCCTTATACAAAAATCAGGGAGCGTGCCGGTGAACTGGAGAAATACCGCGAAAAGACCATTATTGTGGTGGATGCCATGGGGCAGCACAGCGGCAGTGTTGGCAAAACCCTGAAAACCGAGGGCTTTGCCAATGTGGTCAGACTACAGGGTGGTATGTCCACCTGGGCCTCTGACAACCTGCCAGTGGTCCGAAAATAGGCTCTGGTTGGACAATCTGCACGATCATTACCAAAATGCGATATTCGCTTGGCTCATCATTAGCTCATCAAAAGTAAGGAAATGACAATGGCTGAAAATCATCAGCAGGCTTCTCAACAACAGCAGGCTCCGCAGTTTGCGTTGCAGCGAATCTACACGAAAGACATCTCCTTTGAATCACCAAAGGCCCCTGAGATCTTTCAGAAGCAGTGGCAGCCAGAAGTCAAACTGGACCTGAGCACCAGCAACCGCCCTCTTGAAGAAGGTCTGTACGAAGTGGTTCTGTCCCTGACGGTAACCGTGGAAAACGGTTCCGGCAACAACCCTTCAGATAAGAAGGAAACCGCTTTCGTGACTGAAGTACATCAGGCAGGCGTCTTCCTGGCCAAAGGTCTGGATGAAGAAGAACTGCACCGTACCCTGGGTGCCTTCTGCCCGAACATCCTGTTCCCCTATGCCCGCGAAGCCATCGACAACCTGGTACTGCGCGGCAGCTTCCCTCCGCTTATGCTGGCACCAGTAAACTTCGACGCGCTGTATATGCAGGCCCGCGAACAGCAGTCTGCCAAGCAGCAGCCGGAAGCGGTTAATTAAGAAATAGCTTTTTTTTAAAAGCTTTTAACCACAAAGGCACAAAGACACGAAGTCTTTTGTGCCTTTTTATTGCGTACAATATGGCAGTAAGGCTACAAAGTAACAGTGACAAGCTTTTCCTTTGTGCCTTGGTGTCTTTGTGGTTTAACAACGCTTACCGCCCACCAACAAACCCCATCTGCCGCCAGGCTTCATAAACCATCACCGCCACGGTATTGGACAGGTTCAGGCTACGGCTGTCCGGGAGCATGGGTAATCTCAGTACCTGCTCTTTCGGCAAAGAGTCTAGAATCTCTGCAGGCAGGCCACGGGTTTCCGGGCCAAACAGCAGGGCATCCCCTTCTCGAAAGGTGCAGCAGCTGTAATTACTGGTTCCCTTGGTGCTCAGAGCCAGCACCCGGCCCG
It contains:
- the gpmM gene encoding 2,3-bisphosphoglycerate-independent phosphoglycerate mutase, producing the protein MTDKRTPTALIILDGYGYREEKDSNAILAAKTPVMDRLWQENPHSFVSGSGMDVGLPDGQMGNSEVGHMNLGAGRVVYQELTRITKAIRDGDFYENEVITSVVDKAIHAGKAVHIMGLVSPGGVHSHEDHIHAMVELADRRGAKEVYVHAFLDGRDTPPRSAESSLARLDAMLQEKGIGRVASLIGRYYAMDRDNRWDRVQQAYDLITDGKAGFTAATAVEGLQAAYERDENDEFVKATVLGAEAARLNDGDALVFMNFRADRAREITRAFVDQDFDGFQRSRVADLAGFVMLTQYSADINAPCAFPPSELVNTLGEYMEKLGKTQLRIAETEKYAHVTFFFSGGREEPFDGEKRVLVASPKVATYDLQPEMSAPEVTDRLIQEIRSREHDLIICNYANCDMVGHTGDFNAAVKAVEAVDASIGRVLEALEEVGGQCLITADHGNAEQMEDPTTGQAHTAHTCELVPLVYAGPQSIQLKDGILSDLAPSLLALMGLEQPAEMSGKSLLIN
- a CDS encoding rhodanese-like domain-containing protein, with the translated sequence MEQFIEFIINHPLHVGALVALASALAFTEMRKGGQSVSTAQLTQMVNQDQGVVIDVREKADFAKGHIVNAINVPYTKIRERAGELEKYREKTIIVVDAMGQHSGSVGKTLKTEGFANVVRLQGGMSTWASDNLPVVRK
- the secB gene encoding protein-export chaperone SecB encodes the protein MAENHQQASQQQQAPQFALQRIYTKDISFESPKAPEIFQKQWQPEVKLDLSTSNRPLEEGLYEVVLSLTVTVENGSGNNPSDKKETAFVTEVHQAGVFLAKGLDEEELHRTLGAFCPNILFPYAREAIDNLVLRGSFPPLMLAPVNFDALYMQAREQQSAKQQPEAVN
- the trmL gene encoding tRNA (uridine(34)/cytosine(34)/5-carboxymethylaminomethyluridine(34)-2'-O)-methyltransferase TrmL — its product is MLDVVLYQPEIPPNTGNIIRLCANTGFRLHLIEPLGFELDDQRLKRAGLDYHEFAELKIHPDYSSFLETVKPGRVLALSTKGTSNYSCCTFREGDALLFGPETRGLPAEILDSLPKEQVLRLPMLPDSRSLNLSNTVAVMVYEAWRQMGFVGGR